A genome region from Cucumis sativus cultivar 9930 chromosome 4, Cucumber_9930_V3, whole genome shotgun sequence includes the following:
- the LOC101206539 gene encoding peptidyl-prolyl cis-trans isomerase FKBP18, chloroplastic isoform X1 → MAVSVPNTLDSSPIHRLLPQIRSHSSSNQRENASQQEFSLPISRRSAILISSLPFTLVSVSPSKARERRNKKTIPLEDYLTSPNGLKYYDVEEGKGPVAEKGSTVQVHFDCLYRGITAVSSRESKLLAGNRVIAQPYEFKVGAPPGKERKRDFVDNPNGLFSAQAAPKPPPAMYSITEGMKVGGKRRVIVPPEAGYGQKGMNEIPPGATFELNIELLEVVQPEKGGA, encoded by the exons ATGGCAGTGTCCGTTCCCAACACCTTGGATTCTTCTCCCATTCATCGCCTTCTTCCTCAAATTCGTTCTCACTCCTCGTCTAACCAAAGAGAGAATGCATCCCAACAAGAGTTTTCTCTGCCAATTTCGAGAAGGTCTGCAATTTTGATCTCTTCGCTACCTTTCACTCTCGTTTCTGTATCTCCGTCAAAGgcaagagaaagaaggaacAAGAAGACCATTCCTCTCGAGGATTATCTCACCAGCC CAAATGGACTGAAGTACTATGATGTTGAGGAGGGAAAGGGCCCTGTGGCAGAGAAGGGTTCCACAGTTCAG GTGCACTTTGATTGCCTCTATAGAGGGATTACAGCTGTGTCGAGTCGAGAATCTAAGCTCTTGGCTGGAAATCGTGTTATCGCCCAG CCTTATGAGTTCAAAGTAGGAGCCCCGCCCGGGAAGGAGCGGAAACGTGATTTTGTGGACAATCCAAATGGTCTGTTTTCAGCACAGGCTGCACCTAAACCCCCACCAGCAATGTACTCCATAACTGAAGGGATGAAAGTTGGGGGAAAG CGAAGGGTGATTGTTCCCCCTGAGGCTGGATATGGTCAAAAAGGAATGAATGAAATCCCA CCTGGAGCTACTTTTGAATTGAACATCGAGCTTTTAGAAGTAGTGCAACCTGAAAAAGGTGGGGCCTGA
- the LOC101206539 gene encoding peptidyl-prolyl cis-trans isomerase FKBP18, chloroplastic isoform X2 yields the protein MAVSVPNTLDSSPIHRLLPQIRSHSSSNQRENASQQEFSLPISRRSAILISSLPFTLVSVSPSKARERRNKKTIPLEDYLTSPNGLKYYDVEEGKGPVAEKGSTVQVHFDCLYRGITAVSSRESKLLAGNRVIAQPYEFKVGAPPGKERKRDFVDNPNGLFSAQAAPKPPPAMYSITEGMKVGGKRRVIVPPEAGYGQKGMNEIPALYSLVQIRFQIYCLELLLN from the exons ATGGCAGTGTCCGTTCCCAACACCTTGGATTCTTCTCCCATTCATCGCCTTCTTCCTCAAATTCGTTCTCACTCCTCGTCTAACCAAAGAGAGAATGCATCCCAACAAGAGTTTTCTCTGCCAATTTCGAGAAGGTCTGCAATTTTGATCTCTTCGCTACCTTTCACTCTCGTTTCTGTATCTCCGTCAAAGgcaagagaaagaaggaacAAGAAGACCATTCCTCTCGAGGATTATCTCACCAGCC CAAATGGACTGAAGTACTATGATGTTGAGGAGGGAAAGGGCCCTGTGGCAGAGAAGGGTTCCACAGTTCAG GTGCACTTTGATTGCCTCTATAGAGGGATTACAGCTGTGTCGAGTCGAGAATCTAAGCTCTTGGCTGGAAATCGTGTTATCGCCCAG CCTTATGAGTTCAAAGTAGGAGCCCCGCCCGGGAAGGAGCGGAAACGTGATTTTGTGGACAATCCAAATGGTCTGTTTTCAGCACAGGCTGCACCTAAACCCCCACCAGCAATGTACTCCATAACTGAAGGGATGAAAGTTGGGGGAAAG CGAAGGGTGATTGTTCCCCCTGAGGCTGGATATGGTCAAAAAGGAATGAATGAAATCCCA GCTCTTTATTCTTTAGTTCAAATAAGATTTCAAATATACTG CCTGGAGCTACTTTTGAATTGA
- the LOC101207021 gene encoding RING-H2 finger protein ATL8 gives MRPFRYLAGVNSSATSDTFEPRYDSDFVIILAALLCALICVLGLVAVARCAWLRHLAGDGGGAGSTRPPPPPASNKGLKKKILRSLPKYTFTAEFSAQFSDCAICLAEFAVGDEIRVLPQCGHGFHMSCIDTWFRSHSSCPSCRQILVVSQCQKCGGFPASSSSNGGTESRVKEEGDDKTNRFLP, from the coding sequence ATGCGTCCCTTCAGGTACCTTGCCGGCGTCAACTCCTCCGCCACCTCCGATACGTTCGAGCCTAGGTATGATTCTGACTTCGTCATAATCCTCGCCGCCCTCCTCTGTGCTTTGATTTGCGTCCTCGGTCTTGTTGCTGTTGCTCGTTGCGCCTGGCTACGCCACCTTGCTGGTGATGGTGGTGGCGCTGGTTCCACTCGTCCTCCGCCGCCTCCTGCTTCCAACAAAGGTCTCAAGAAGAAGATCCTGAGGTCTCTTCCCAAGTACACCTTCACTGCTGAGTTTTCTGCTCAGTTCTCAGATTGCGCGATCTGCCTCGCGGAGTTCGCTGTCGGTGATGAAATTCGTGTGCTGCCGCAGTGTGGCCATGGGTTTCACATGTCCTGCATCGATACCTGGTTCCGATCTCACTCTTCCTGTCCTTCCTGTCGTCAGATTCTGGTGGTAAGTCAGTGCCAGAAGTGCGGCGGTTTTCCGGCGAGCTCGAGTTCGAACGGCGGAACGGAATCCAGAGTGAAAGAGGAAGGAGATGATAAGACGAATAGGTTCTTACCTTAG